The sequence below is a genomic window from Prosthecobacter dejongeii.
AAAGTGGTAATGCACTGGTCTGCAAAACCGGTATGCGCGGGTTCAATTCCCGCCCTCGCCTCCACCTTGAAACATCAAGGTTTCGTTCTCAACGATCCTGCGTATTGACCGCATTTGGGAGATTTAACAAAATCGTTCCATCACTCCAGCAGCGATTATTTAACCACACTTCTGGTTAACCCGATCCGGATGGCATACCAACACAGGGTTCATCCTGAAAGCTCGCCTCAAGTCGCCACAGGCTTCTGTGGGCTGAGCGTAGGCGGGGAAACGAAGCCGTATTTTTCCAGGCTATCCTCGATAATGCGCTCGCAGGCGCTGAGCTGTCGTTCGCGTTCGCGGCGACCTTCATCGGCGATGGCTTGCAGGGCATCAATGTCGTAAAGGTACACACCTTCGATCTCGTTGACGGCGGGGTCCACATCGCGCGGCACGGCGATGTCAATGATCAGCAGCGGGTCCCAGCGGCGTTTGCGCATGACCTGCTGGATGAGCTCCGGCTTGATGACAAAATGCGGCGCGCTGGTGCTGGAGATGATGACGTCCACCTCATGCAGGGCGTGTTCCCATTCGTCGAATTTCATGGCAGTGCCCTTCATCTCGGTGGCCAGTTCCACAGCGCGGTCATAGCTGCGGTTGGAGACGATGATGCTGCGCGCACCTCGTGAGAGCAGGCTCTGCGCGCAGGTGCGGCTCATCTCGCCCGCGCCGACGAGCATCACGCGGCACTGCTTCAGGTCATGCACCTTTTCCGCCAGGTCCACGGCCACGGAGCCCACGCTGGTGGAGCCGCGCTGGATGGTGGTATCGTTGCGCACCTTTTTTCCCACGGTGAAAGCCTGCTGAAAAAGTTTATTCAGGGCCCGGCCGGTGCTGCCGGTTTCCAGGGCCACTTTGTAGGCCTGTTTCACCTGGCCAAAGATCTCCGTCTCGCCCAGCACCATGCTGTCCAGCCCGCTGACCACGCGGAAGAGGTGGCGGGCAGCGTCATCGGACCGGAGGCGGTAGGTCACCAGGGCCTCAGCCTGTTCCTGAGGCAATTCAAAACGGCGCACCAGGTAGTCCACCAGGGCCTCATGGGCCACGCGGGCATCATCCAGCGTGTGGGTGGCGTACAGCTCCACCCGGTTGCAGGTGCTTAGAACCACGCTTTCTTCAAAGCCAGGCAGTTGGCGGATCTCCTGCACGGCATCCGGCACCTTCGCCTCAGGGAAAGCCACACGCTCCCGCACCTCCACCGGAGTGGTGCGGTAGTTCAGGCCCAGGCAGACCAGATGCTCGCGGGTGGCAGGGGGTGGGGTCATGGTCAGGTGACGAGCCAGAGGGAGATGAAGGGGATGACAAACCCCACCGCAGCTAGCCAAGCCGTCTGCCGGGGGGAAAGCGCGTGCCGCCAGGCGATGAAGCCCATGACGGCGTATAGGCCCCAGACACCCCAGGCGAAGACGAGCTTCGGATTCGTGATGGGTGTGTCCAGCTTGAAGGTGATGGCCAGGCTAGCGCTCAGCAAGACCAGCCCCAGCAGCACCTGGCGCTGGATGGCCTTCGCCAGCCCCTGGATGGGCGGCAACTGATAAAACAGACCGCCGATGAGGTGCCGCTTTAGGAAACGCTCTTGCAGCAGGTACATCACGCCGGTGACGCAGGCCAGGGCAAAGGCGGCGTAGGCGACGAGCGCCAGGGCCGCGTGCAGTTCCACCAAGGCATCAATCTTCGGCTTCGCCGCATAGTCTGGAAACGCACCCGGCAGGGCAAAGGCCAGCCCGTGCATGGCCACCACCATGGGCGCGGTGAACATGCCCAGCAGGGATACCCGGTAAGTGGTGCCCACCAGGAAATAGAGGAGGACGACACTCCAGGCGATGAAGACCAGGATGTCGGACACACTTTTCATCGGGCACTGCCCCACCACCTGGCCGCGCAGGTAGATGGCCCCCGTTTGAAAGACGAACCCCAGGGCCATGGTCAGCTTTTGGGCCATTCCCCGGCGCCAATCCCCGGTCTGCAGCGCACGCAACGCAGGCACCACCGCCGCCAAAAAAGCGAAGGTGGAAAGAAGGAGCGCGATCCGGTCTGGAGTCATGGTTGGGGGTCCCAGCTTCGCGGCAGCGGTGCACACCTGCAACTGGGAAGCTAAATACGCTCAAAAGAGCCCCGAATCAGCGAACTATTTTACTCTTGGGGGTGGGGGCGTGTCTGAAACGTCACCACCGAGAATTGGTGAGGCGTATGGAGCTTCTTAGGCTGGCGTCTAGAGATGGGGCCTTTGGTCGCTGGGACCGTCTGAAGAAAAGAGCGTGAGCACACCCGCAACCCCTATCCCATGAGCCTTTTTTCGATCATCACCCTCTTCGCCTTCGCGGTTCAGGCTCAAAGCCTTGATCTGGCAAGATATGAGACCCTAACGGTTGAACAAAAAGTCGAGTTCTTTGGGGGGCAATCGAAGATGCGCCTACAGCCGGAGACTGATTTTGTTCAGGCTCTCGTCCTTGGGGTTGCAGACTCCCACGAAGCCGTGCGGCGGCGGGCCACTCAGAGGGCAGCCATGACGCTTGCGGGTTTGCAGCAGCTCGCACAATCAGGCCAGCCCGTGCCCGTCCACGAATCCCGCGCACGAAAACACTCTATGAACATGAACATACTTTTTTTCAGTTTGATCATTGTTGGGTCGGCGGGGCATTTGATAGCTCAAGATCCCATCGAACAGATCCTTATCCCAAACGCTTTATCTCCGGAACTTGAAGCGCTGCCTTCCATTGTCTTTAAAAGAGGATGGGTGGACAGAGAACCTCTGAGTCCAGAGGCCAAACAAGCAGTGACGAATCAAGATCTGGCCAAGCTTTCTACGATGCTCGCCACAACTGACGCTAGAGTTCAACGGCAAGCGGCTCTGGGGATGGGCCAACTCACAGAGCACCAAGCGGAGGCGCGAGAAATCCTTTCACGCTTTATTGCGGCGGAGTTGAATCCATGGCGCACGGAGTTTGGGGATCAGTTTTTCTCAAGGCAGACTGCGATTAATGCGGCTGAGCAGTCACTGGCGGCTCTTCTCGCTAAGGCTAAAACATCTGAGCGCTCGGCGGAAATAGCGATGCCAGCCAAGACTCCCGAAGCGAAGCCTTCGACTGTGCGCGAACCCTGGTTTTTCTCGACTCTCTGGTTCGGGATCGTGCTGGTGAGCGCTGCCGCCCTGGGCCTCGTGTGGCTGCTTTTGAAAAAGCGGAAGGTGTGAAGCGATATGTTTGCCTAACGGAAGGTGTGGTTTGGTGAAGTGGGGGCTAGGATGTGGGTTGTAAAATCCTGCGCCTGATGACTCATCTTCTTTCTTCCTTTCACGCGGTTCAAGGTTGGATGAGATGGTTAGCGGCTGCTCTATTTGCCGTCCTGCTTATCCCCGAATTTGAATGGAGGGAGAGCCTGGCCCTGGTGTGTTTTTTACCTGCTGGGCGTGATTGTTGGAAGCGTTTACAGAGAGATGCCCAAAATTTGTATCGCCAGAATAGTTTATTAACACCAGCAACAGCATTACCAGGCAGTAAGATGAAGTCCATGACAGCCCGTCTCATTCACCCTTTCATTTGTGCAGCGGCACTCACGCAAAGTGCATTTTCGCAATCACTTTTAGAATCGGTGCAGCGCCTGAGTCAGATCGAAAAATCATCAGAAGGTTTCAACTCACAAATCTACCTGAAAGCGACGGCCGAAGCTCTGCTGGCCTGGGAAAAGGCTGATGAAGAGGAGAAAAGGAGGTTCGCTTCGCACTTGTTCGGCATGCATTTCCGGAGGTCTCAGATCATGGCCTCTGCACATGATTACAATGCTGCTGCCGCTGAACTGAGTGCGGAGGCTGCTCTGCAAAAGGACTTTGAAGGTCGGCTGGAGTTTACAACCAAATCCCCCGACAGCTTCTTTCGTAACCTTGTGGAGTTGCAAGCCCAACTGACGGCTGAAATCGGCCGCGATCCGCTGATGGGTCAAGTTAGTTACTCTTTCCAAAGAGAGGGAGAGGACTTCATCGCGGCCAGATTTGAGCTTGGGAATGAAATTGCAGACACTACAGTGCCAGAAGTCGGTCCCGAGAGCGCTTTGGTCTTGGTGCATCGGCTCAGTAAGCTAGACGGTAAGTTTGTCGCAGCAGCGCCACGATTGCTCGTGGTGGCCAAAGGAGGCCGCCTTCCGGATGTATTAAAGCAAGCTACTGTCGAAATCGTCTTGGACTCCGCAGGGAGAATGTCGGCTCGTCGGCTGTAGGCGGTATTTAATGCCCTTTTATTTCTCATGGAGGAGTCGAAGTCATTTTTTTACTCCGGTGAGTTAGTGAAACACTGTCTCGCACAGTCACTTGACCAGCCTCTGGAAACCCTTGATGAATGCGAGATTGAAAGGGGGCCTCCTGGCATCCCTTGAGCTCATTTCTGGAGTTTCTTATGAAAAAGCTGTTTTCTTCTTTGGTTTCCACGCTGGTCCTGGCGCTCGTTTTGCCTGCCAGGGCGGTGATTCCAGATGCACTGCCAGCGGCGCCGGAGCCGGTGGAGGATATTTTGCGCCTGCAGATCTTCCTGGATACGCAGCTTTTCGGTCCGGGGAAGGTGGATGGGCGGCCGGGGGACATCACCACACAGGCGCTGAAGCTTTACCAGCGCACGCAGGGCCTGCCAGAGACGGAGGTGGCGGCGCACACGCTGGATCTCAGCAGCGTGCCGGAGGTGTACACCACCTACACCATCCGCCCGGAGGACCTGAAATACGTGGGAGATCTGCCCAGCCAGCCCTCCGCCCAGAGCAAGAAGAAGTACCTGCCGTATGATTCGCTGCTGGAGTTTTTGACGGAGCGCTTTCACTGCTCGCCTGAGTTGATTGAGTTCATCAATCGGCCCATGAAGATGGCGGCCCTGAAGCCGGGGGATGTGGTGAAGGTGCCCAGCGTGCAGCCTTTCCTCATCGAGGAACTGACGCAGATCGCCAAGCTGCCGGAGGTGCCGGAATTTCTCACGCGGGTGATCAAGATCGACACGCGGGAAAAGCGCCTGCGCCTCTATGAAGGGGAAAAGCTGCTGGCCACGCTGCCGATCACGCCGGGCAGTGGCCACTTGGCGACACCGCCGGGGACGTGGCGCATTTTAGGCATCGCGCAGATGCCGACCTTCCGCTGGGATAAAAGTGTGCTAGAGTATGGGGTGCGCAGCAGCAGCTACTACCAGCTCCCCTTGGGGCCAAACAATCCGGTGGGGGTGATGTGGATCGGCCTGAACAAGCCGGGCATCGGCATCCATGGGACGAATCAGCCGCAGACGATCGGTCGCAGCGCCAGCCACGGCTGCATGCGTACGGCGAACTGGGATGTGGTGCGCCTGGTGAAAATGATCACGCAGGGCATGACGGTCATCATTGAGGGCCCAGCACCCGTGCCGCGCCCGCCCGTGTATGCCAAGGCGGTGAAGGCGGAGGAAGTGCGACCTGCCGAGGCCGCTCCGCCACCACCCGAACCGAGGCGTGGACTGAAGCTGTTTTTCTGGAAAAAGTGAGGTGAGCACAGACGGCGGCGAGTCACCTCAGGAATCAACTCCCAGCATCACCCCAACTGCCGTTTTGCCAACGTTCCCAAGACACCGAGAGCCTCTTGCAAACGGGGACTCCAGGGCACGCCACAGGAAAGGCGGATGCAGTGGCGATACCCCTGGTTAGGCGAAAACATGGGGCCGGGGGCGATGTTGATCTCGCGAGCGAGCGCCTCATCCTGCAGCCGCAGGGCATCCACCCCGATGGGCATTTCCACCCACAGGACGAAGCCGCCCTGGGGCTTCGTCACCCGCGTGCCGTCGGGAAATGCAGCGGCCACGGCCTGCCCCACGCGCCGCAGATTCGCGGCATAGATGGACCGCACACCGCGCAGGTAGTGGTCATAGCCGCCGGTGGCGAGGAATTCGGCGATGGCTAGCTCTGGCAGGGTGGCCGTGGCCAGCGTGCTGGTAAGCTTCAGTGTTTTCACCCGTTCATAAAACCGTCCTGGGGCCACCCAACCGACGCGATAGCCTGGGGCCAGAGATTTGGAAAAAGAGCTGCACAGCATCACCAGCCCTTTTTCATCGTAGCCCTTCGCCAGCCGGGGCCGCTGCGGGCCGTGGTGCAGCTCACCAAACACGTCATCCTCAATGAGGGGGATCTCCCGCTTGGCCAGCATGCTTACCAGGCGTTCTTTATGGGCATCCGGCATCAGTGCGCCGAGGGGATTGCTGAACGTGGGGACGGCTAGGCAGGCTGCCACGGGATGAGTGCGCAGGGCACGCTCCAGAGCGTCCAGGTCCATGCCATCGCGCGGGTGAGTGGGGATCTCGATGGCTTTGAGCTTCAGCTCCTCCAGCGCATGAAGGACGCCAAAGTAGGTGGGTGACTCCACGGCCACCACACTGCCCGGCACGGTGACGGCGCGCAGGCACAGCATGAGCCCCTCTGTCGCCCCGCAGGTGGTGATGATCTCCTGCGGCAGCACCATCGTGCCCGCCTCCAAAACTCGCTTGGCCACCTCACGCCGCAAGAGCTCAGTGCCGGGCGGCATGTCATAAGACACTCCCCGTTTGCCAGATCTCCGCGCCACGCTGGCCAGCACCCGGTTCAGCTTCACCATGGGCAGCAGCTCCGGGCTGGGCACCGCCCCTCCCAGAGGCAGGATGTGCGGTAGCATGGCGGCCTCAAACAGGCGAGACTGGAGCGCCCCCACGGTGACCTCCCGCACCGCGCGTGGTGGGCGGGCCATCAGCGGCTCTTTTAGAACAGGGCGGGCGGCCCGCACAAAGAAGCCTGATTTCGGCCGCGCCTCCACCAGCCCGCGATCCTCCAGCCAGATGAAGGCCTGGATGGCGGTGGTGAGGCTCACCCCATACTGCTGGCTCACCCGCCGTAGGGAGGAGACGCGCTCCCCCGGCCGCAGTACACCCTCTTCAATGAGGTGCGCGATCTTTTCCGCCACCTCCTGATAAAGAGGGGGTGCCGTAGAGCCAGCATGTGCGGAGGTGGACATGAGTGGGAGCGAGAGGATCTGTACAGCCTCTCACGGCCCACAGTCTCCACCCTTTAGCAAAGCGTAAACCCCGCCCCAAGCAACCTCCCGTTCATCACGTGCAGGTCGTTCGTCTGTATCCGCCCTTGGAGGAAGAACCTCACTTCTGAACCCATTTCCCA
It includes:
- a CDS encoding aminotransferase-like domain-containing protein, whose protein sequence is MSTSAHAGSTAPPLYQEVAEKIAHLIEEGVLRPGERVSSLRRVSQQYGVSLTTAIQAFIWLEDRGLVEARPKSGFFVRAARPVLKEPLMARPPRAVREVTVGALQSRLFEAAMLPHILPLGGAVPSPELLPMVKLNRVLASVARRSGKRGVSYDMPPGTELLRREVAKRVLEAGTMVLPQEIITTCGATEGLMLCLRAVTVPGSVVAVESPTYFGVLHALEELKLKAIEIPTHPRDGMDLDALERALRTHPVAACLAVPTFSNPLGALMPDAHKERLVSMLAKREIPLIEDDVFGELHHGPQRPRLAKGYDEKGLVMLCSSFSKSLAPGYRVGWVAPGRFYERVKTLKLTSTLATATLPELAIAEFLATGGYDHYLRGVRSIYAANLRRVGQAVAAAFPDGTRVTKPQGGFVLWVEMPIGVDALRLQDEALAREINIAPGPMFSPNQGYRHCIRLSCGVPWSPRLQEALGVLGTLAKRQLG
- the hemA gene encoding glutamyl-tRNA reductase, with protein sequence MTPPPATREHLVCLGLNYRTTPVEVRERVAFPEAKVPDAVQEIRQLPGFEESVVLSTCNRVELYATHTLDDARVAHEALVDYLVRRFELPQEQAEALVTYRLRSDDAARHLFRVVSGLDSMVLGETEIFGQVKQAYKVALETGSTGRALNKLFQQAFTVGKKVRNDTTIQRGSTSVGSVAVDLAEKVHDLKQCRVMLVGAGEMSRTCAQSLLSRGARSIIVSNRSYDRAVELATEMKGTAMKFDEWEHALHEVDVIISSTSAPHFVIKPELIQQVMRKRRWDPLLIIDIAVPRDVDPAVNEIEGVYLYDIDALQAIADEGRRERERQLSACERIIEDSLEKYGFVSPPTLSPQKPVAT
- the ccsA gene encoding cytochrome c biogenesis protein CcsA, encoding MTPDRIALLLSTFAFLAAVVPALRALQTGDWRRGMAQKLTMALGFVFQTGAIYLRGQVVGQCPMKSVSDILVFIAWSVVLLYFLVGTTYRVSLLGMFTAPMVVAMHGLAFALPGAFPDYAAKPKIDALVELHAALALVAYAAFALACVTGVMYLLQERFLKRHLIGGLFYQLPPIQGLAKAIQRQVLLGLVLLSASLAITFKLDTPITNPKLVFAWGVWGLYAVMGFIAWRHALSPRQTAWLAAVGFVIPFISLWLVT
- a CDS encoding L,D-transpeptidase family protein, with translation MKKLFSSLVSTLVLALVLPARAVIPDALPAAPEPVEDILRLQIFLDTQLFGPGKVDGRPGDITTQALKLYQRTQGLPETEVAAHTLDLSSVPEVYTTYTIRPEDLKYVGDLPSQPSAQSKKKYLPYDSLLEFLTERFHCSPELIEFINRPMKMAALKPGDVVKVPSVQPFLIEELTQIAKLPEVPEFLTRVIKIDTREKRLRLYEGEKLLATLPITPGSGHLATPPGTWRILGIAQMPTFRWDKSVLEYGVRSSSYYQLPLGPNNPVGVMWIGLNKPGIGIHGTNQPQTIGRSASHGCMRTANWDVVRLVKMITQGMTVIIEGPAPVPRPPVYAKAVKAEEVRPAEAAPPPPEPRRGLKLFFWKK